AGCGGGCGCTCCATGGGCAAGGGCCTGGCGCTGGGCACCCTCCTGACCAGCCTCATGCTGCTGCTCTACTCCTACGCCCTCTCGCCCTTGCAAGCCAGCACGACCGAGTGAGTGAGCTGGCCCTGCATCCACACTTGGGGGAGGGGGACAGAGGGGAGGTCTCTCCCTTTGGAAGGAGAGTTCGGGCATCCTTGCCGCAGAAGGGTCTCCCTGATCGGCGTGAACTGCCTCACTGCAAAATGTGGGCAGCTGGTATTGGGACGTGGTTCTTCAGACAGTAAGGGCCTCCTCAATGCAGTTCCTCAAAGAGTagaggggttagactagatgcccCTTGCAGTCCCTGGAGTTCCCTTTGTGAAGAGTGCTGGGTTGGAGAACTAGGAAAGTCCTACACCTCCTCACTAGGAGATGGGTGTCATTGCATTTCAACTCATCTATTTTCACCTCGTCTCATTTGACCACAGGATAGTCCTAGTGAGCATTCAATGCTTGGAAGGGATAGTTTTGGGACAGGAGCCGGAGCATCCTAACCCTTGACCCTCGGCCTTTCTTTTCCAGGACGCCCATCCCCTCGGCTTGCTCTTCCTTCCGTGCCCCGTCTTCCAACGCCAGCCTCTCGGGCCACAGGTGCCTCCCCAAGCGGGACATCATGTTCATGAAGACCCACAAGACGGCCAGCAGCACCATCCTCAACATCCTCCTCCGCTTTGGGGAGAAGCACCGcctcaagtttgccttccccaacGGCCACACGAACTTCCACTACCCGTCCTTCTTTGAGCGCCGCCAGGTGCGGGACTACCGCCCGGGCATGTGCTTCAACATCATCTGCAACCACATGCGCTTCCAGTACGAGGAGGTGCGCAAGCTGCTGCCGGCCGGCGCCACCTTTGTGACGGTGCTGCGGGACCCGGCGTACCTCTTTGAGTCCTCCTTCCACTACTTTGGGCGCATCATTCCCTTGACCTGGAAGCTCTCCGGGGAGGACAAGCTGGCCGAGTTCCTGCGGGACCCCTGGCGCTACTACGACCCCAACGGCTTCAACGCCCACTACCTGCAGAACCTGCTCTTCTTTGACCTGGGCTACGACAACACCCTGAACCCCAGCAGCCCTCGGGTGGAGCAGTCCATCCAAGAGATCGACCGGCGCTTCCACTTGGTCATGCTCCTGGAGTACTTTGACGAGTCCCTGGTGCTCCTCAAGGACTTGCTCTGCTGGGAGCTGGAGGACGTCCTCTACTTCAAGCTCAACGCCCGGAAGGACTCCGCCGTCTCCCGCTTGACGGGCGAGCTCTACCAGAAGGCCACCGCCTGGAACCTCATTGACGCCAAGCTCTACCGGCACTTCAACGCCACGTTCTGGCGCAAGGTGGAGGCCTACGGGAGGGAGCGCATGGCCGAGGACGTGGCCCGCCTCCAGGAGGAGAACGAGAAGATGACCCGCATCTGCATCGACGGGGGCCGCCCCGTGGACGCCAACGCCATCCAGGAGTCCGCCATGCAGCCCTGGCAGCCCCTGGGCAAGAAGTCCATCCTGGGCTACAACCTCAAGAAGCGCATCCACAAGAAGCACCGCAAGCTGTGCCGCAAGATGGTGACCCCCGAGATCCAGTACCTGACGGACTTAGGAGTCAACCTGTGGATCACCAAGCTCTGGAGCCGAGTGCGGGATTTCCTCAAGTGGTAGGCGTGGGTGCCGGCCCCTCTCCCTGACCCACTTATCTTTCcaattccccttcccttcctttgatccttcctttTATTTTTGAGGGGTCAGCCATGTTGTCATCGGGCCACCCGAGAGCGTGCCGACCGGCTTCAACGCCAGACCGCATCGACAGGCAACTAGATCGAGCAGCCCGAGAAAGAAAAGATCTCACCATCGCCTCGGCAAAAGCCCCCGTGTGAGCTTATTGACACAGACACTAGGAAACGGATGAGCCGTaactgtttgtctgtctgtcctcCTTGTAGGTGGACTTCTCAATGTGATATCCCCCCCAATGTGTTGTTAATGCCTAAGCCCCAAATGATACAGTACTTCGCTTCAAGTGTGGAAAATTTGCTGCTTCTCTGGGGAAACAACTCCCCGAAGGACGGTGGTCCGGGAGATGTAATCCCAAGAGAGGCCTTTTCCCAGTTTGGGTTGAGAACAAGTGCGTTATCGAGTGTGTTTCTGGGGGCATTATCAGGGGCTTTTCTGGGTGCCTTTCTGGGTGTGTTTCCGGGTGCGTTACCAGGTGCCCTTCCGGAGGCGTTTCCGGGTGCCTTTCTGGGGGTGTTTCCGGGTGCCTTTCTGGGGGCGTTTCCGGGTGTGTCATGGGGGGTGCTTCCTGGTGTGTTACTGGGTGCCTTTCAGGGGGTGTTACCAGGTGCTTTTCCAGGGGCGTTTCCGGGTGCCTTTCCGGTGGTGTTACTGTGTGCCTTTCCGGGGTGTCTTTCTGGGGGTGTTTCCAGGTGTGTTATGGGGGGCACTTCCGGGTGTGTTACTGGGTGCCTTTCCAGGTGTGTTACCGGGTGCTTTTCCAGGGGTGTTACTGTGTGCCTTTCTGGCAGCCTTTCCGGGTGTGTTACGAGGGAGCTTCCTGGTGTGTTACTGGGTGCATTTCCGGGGGCATTACCGTGTGCGTTTCTGGGAGCGttactgggaacggccctccaggaaggaatgccCCCAAAGcggtgcccccaagacccatccccgAGAGCTGACCTAGggagataccatggttgatggcatcgaaagccactgagatgtccaagagaaccaacagggtctcgctccccctgtccagttccctgcagaggtcatccactaaggcaaccaaagctactgtgcccaggcctgaaatcGGGTAAGCAACTGCAGGTGGCACAAAATCCGCTAGGGACGCCGTTGAGGTGCCGGGGCCTGGAGTGCCCAGGGAGGGTTGCGAGGGTGCCTCCCCACATCGCAGTTCAGCGCCAAGACCCTCGGCGCTCCGCTCAGAGCGCTCAGCCAAGAAGGGaaggggccatgttccagaggcattctctcctgacatttcacatttatggtgggcatcctcagaggttgaggtttgttggagactggggaagaatctaccttttatttttcagtgattggtttgggggggggttgccaaaatactgtttgcttacacttgacaATTACCTAGGTAGTCTGTAGCTAGTTTGCTGATTGTCTGAACATGCACGGAGCCAAACAAGTGCACTTGACGTGCCTGCAGCCTTAACTCTCCGCTGCAGACGCAAAGGAAACAATAATTTTGCCCGGGGGTCCTCAGGGGGGTCGCGGGCCCCCGGGTCAACCTGACTTTCCGAGACATCTGTGGCAGCAGCCACCTTGGCCTGTGAGCCCACTCTCCAGAGACTTGAGCCAAAACAAATCATTACCTATATTCATAATAAAGGAGACATGATATATGAAAATAATGTATATTTGTATTAATAATACAAGAGGGGACGGGGGACCACCGTGATGGACCCTCTGCGTTGAAATCCTTGACAATCCTCCCAATGGCCTCCTTGATTGACCCCTTGATTAATTCATTACCTGTATTCATAATAAAGgagatatatatatgatatatgaaAAGGATGTATATTTGTATTAATAATACGAGAGCGTTCTACTAGAAGGGGACGATGGACCACCACAATGGACCCTCTCCGATGAACCCCTCAGTCGAGTTCAATGGCCTCCTTAATTGACCCCTCGATTAATTCTTGATTGACCCCCACAATGGACCCGCAATCAAACTCTCAACCTACCCAACTGCCCTCAATTGACCCCTCAGTTGACCTTTGATGGACTTTTCAACCGACCCCTCGATTGGCCCTCAATGAACCCTGAACCGATCCCTTGATAAGCCCTTCAGTTGACCTTCGACAAAATCAAATGATTCTTGATTGACCCCTCAATTGATCCTCAATCAACCTCTCAACTGACCTTGTTGATTGGCCATCAATGGACCCCTGAATTGACCCTGAATTGACCCCTCAGTTGACCTTCGATGGACCCCCCAATTGGCCCTCAACTGATTCTCAATTGACCCCTCAATTGGCCCTTGATGGATCCTGAATCAACCCCTCGATTCACTCTCTCAATGGACCCCGAATCAACCTCAACCATGATTGGCCCACAATGAACCCAAATAACCCTGAATCGACCCCTAGATGGACCCCTCAATTGGCCCTCAACTGATTCTCAATTGACTCCTTGATGAACCCTGAACTAACCCCTCGATGGATGCTTCTGTTGACCTTTTAATTACCCTCAATCAACCCTTCAATTGGCCCCCAATCAACCTCTCAACGGGCCTTGTCTATTGGCCCTCGACGGACCCCTCAACTGACCCCGAGTCAACCCCTAGATGGACCCTGAACCAACCCCTTGATGAACCCTTCAGTTGACCTTTGATGGACCTCAATGGACCCTTTGATTGGCCTTCAGTCAACCTCTCAACTGACCTTGTTGATTCTTGACGGACCCTGATTCAACCTCTCGACTGACCCCTCGATCGACCCTGAATCAGCCCCTCGATTGGCTTTTGACCTCTCGACCTTCTCCACTAATTTTCCCAATTGGCCCTCGACTGATTTGCAATTGACTCTCTCAATTGTCCTCACATAAAATGTCAATTGTCTCTTGATTGCCCCAGATCAACCCTCGATTGATTGACCTTCTCGACGGACGGCAGAGGTCAAGGCACTTAGAGGAGGATCGAAGGTGCCCGGAAAGTGGGGGGCGCTTCTTCAAAGACTCCGGACTCTGTCCCGGTCGGTCCCTCTTGCGGGAGGAGGAGCGTGTGAGTCGGAGGGAGGCCTCAGGTCGTTGTCGTTGTGTCCTGGATGCGTTCGTAGAAGAGGAGGTAGGCGCTGGAGGCCAGGACTTCCTGCAAGGAGCTCCTCCGCACCACGTCGTCCGAGGCCCAGAGCCAGTGGGGGGAGGTCGGGGAGCGGCGGAAGGTCACAAAGTGCCCCGAGTGCATGTCCCCGTGGTGCACCACCACTGCCATCAAGCGGTAGCTGCAGGACCCGGAGCTGCGAgagggaggaggatgaggatgatgggagttggagtcccccAAAGCAAGGCCCCTCAATGGGCCCCCCAGTTGATTCCCAATGGACTCTACATTTTGTAGAAGGTGGAGATGCAGGAAACAGGGAAGACCAGATCAACAGGCTCATAAGAAGGTCACCTCTTGGCTGACCTTCTCAATTGGCCTCTCAAGTGACCCCGAATCAACCCCTCAATTGACTCTTCAGTTGACCTTTGATTGCCCTAAATGGACCTCTCAGTTCACCCTCATTGACCTTTGATTGCCAACTGGTTGACCCCAGATCACCCTCTCAACTGACCTCAATTGACCCTGAATAAACCCCTTGGTGGACCCCTCAGTTGAGCTTCAACCAACCCCTCAATGGACCCCTCAGCTGGCCCTCAATTAACTTCTCAATTGACCACTTGGTGGGCCCTCAGTTGACCTTAATTTGCCCTTGATGGACTCCTCAATTGATTCTCGATGGACCTTCAATGGAACCCTCAACTTGATTGTCCCTGATGGCCCTTGATTGCCTGCAATGGACTCAATTGATTCTTGATGGACCCCTCAATGGACCCTCAACCAACTTCTCAACTGGCCTTTCAAATGATCCCTTGATTGACCCCCAACCTCTCAACAGACCTTGTCATTTGGCCCCTTAATTGACCTTCGACTGACCCAGAATCAACCCCTCAATTGACCCTCAATCAACCCCTCAATGGACTCCTCTGTTGACCCCTCGATTGATTCTTGATGAACCTCTCAATGGACCCCTCAATCAAACTCTCAATTGATCTTTCCAGTTGGCCTCTCAATTGACTCTCAATCAACCCCTCAATTGACCTACAATTGCTCTTGATGGACCCACAATCAACCTCTTGACTGACCTGCTCAACTGACCCAGAATCAACCCCTTGATGGACCTCTCCCTTGACCTTCGTTTTCCCTCAACGGACCCCTCGATTGACCTCAATTCAACCCCTTAATGGACTCCTCCGTTGGCCTTCAATTGCCCTTGATTGATTCTCAATCAACCTCTCAACGGACCTTAATGACTGACCTCTCTGCTGACCCCTCGGTCGGCCTTTGATCGCCCTCGATGGACCCATCAATCAACCTCTTGAGTGAGCTTCTCGAAGGGCCATCACTCAACCCCTTGACCGACCCCTCCCTTGACCTTCGATTGCCCTCAATGGACCCCTCGATTGACCCCTGGATGGACTCACCTGTGGTCAGGTAGGgcggagggaggggcggggcaGGCGCCGTTGGCCAAAGCGGCCTTGCCGTCCAATGGCGGATCagcttctgtaataataataataataataataatgtaataatgctcctgccgatcaaaaggttgccagttcaagcccgggtcggggtgagcacccaccgtcAGCCCCGGCAGAAAGCAGAGAACATGAATAGATAAATGTATTGCTTTAAGAGGGGAGGTAATGAAAGGGGGAGAGAGCGGGATGTAAACAAAGCCTGGCGAAGGGCTCCTCCTCGTCCTACCTGCGTGTCGGTGGGGTGTGTGTCGGAAGGGTCGTAGGGCGAGGGTCTCCCCGAAGAGGACGCGCTCCTGGCGCTTGAGGGCACGGCCCCCCCGCCCGGACCAGCTCAGCCGCTGCAGGTGGAGGCACAGGCACCCCGGGAGCTGCACCGGGAACACAACGGCCCTTCATCGTCTTCAGGATATATCATCATAAGACTCAATACCGTAGAGTTCTGGTTGACCGACTTCCGGtgaaccgacactccgtattatccgacgtcccagggccctgtgtgtgttgctaggtagcttgctatctacctagcaacacgcacaggcgcctcccaaaaGGCGGGGCAGAAGCTCtcctgcgcgttgctaggtagcttgctatctacctagcaacacaaaCAGGGCGCTTCCTTCAAccagcttgctggataatagggcctccctattatccgtcagatccggttattcgacatttggcccgcccgtttatgtcgaataaccggaactccactgtaataaaataataaattagtaaTCAAATTCAATAGGGAAATAATAAATTCATAAtgaaattcaataataataaattcataatgaaattcaataataattaataacaaaattCAATTACGGAATAACAAATTCATAATGAAATTCGATTATGGAAGAATAAACTATGAAATAgtaatcaataaaataataaacgaaTGAATTTGATTatgaaataataaatcaataatgaAATtcaacaatgaaataataatgaaaatcaataataaaataacaaattagTAAAGACAttgaataatgaaataaaaaattcataatgaaattcaataataataaattaataatgaaATTTGATTATgatataacaaataaataacgAAATTCAATAGCGAAATAATAAATGGCTGAaattcaataataaaataataaataatgaaattcaacgaaataataaataatgaaatacaattgtgaaataataaattattaatgaaattcaataacaaaataatacagtaataataatacattaataaatttaataaaattcaatAATATAATTCAACAATATTTAATCATTATTAAATTACATatttctatatatatgtatatattatatcatataattagcatataattatatacaattattaaGTTATAGTATTAACTAGTAATATTCAGTAATCATATTCAATACTATTAATAACatttaataatatcagtcaacgaTGATTTTAATCATACTATTTAATATAATTCAATATTTATCCAATAATACCAATACTGTTAATAACATTTCATAATATGTCAGTGATCATTTTAATAATACTATTTAATataattcaatattaatatttaataataatgtttaatattAATAGATCGATCCTTGCTTGCCTTTCCCAGCCGGAGCTGCTTCACAAAAGTGCTGCGCCCGCCTTCCTCCTTCCCTGGCCCTCCGACCtgcaagagaataataataataataataataataataataataataataataataataataataataataataatttaaaaatggaaaaagccACAGAAtcatatgcctgccatagatgtgggcgaaacgtcaggagagagtgcttctgggacAGGGCCAGACAACTCACACCCacccagcgattccagccatgaaagtctttcttttctaattattttaattaaatcaaaaagtcaaaaacgtaggtaataataatactaataataataataataataataatgagcaaaAGACCTTGTTGCAGGACTCGCACTCGACACCCGAGACCGACTCGGAGGAGACAAAGTGGCGGAGGCATTGCTCCAGCGTCACCGGGCCACCCTGCAAGAATAATACaccaataataatgtaataacttattatacatattatatatatatatatatatatatatatatatatatatatatatatatatatataatatctagaATAAAAGATTATATTACTGATGTTATTACTAtactatataaatattatatatatatatatatatatatatatatatatatataatatctagaATACAATAtatgggtattattattactatactatataattatatatatatattgtattctagatatatatatatatatatatatatatatatatatatatatatataatatttatatagtaTAGTAATAACATCAGTAATATAATCTTTTATtctagataatatatatatatatatatatatatatatatatatatatataatagtatagtaataacaccagtaatattacattttattctagatattatatatatatatatatataatatttatatagtatagtactaataatgccaataatatattttattctagatattatatataacattttatagtatagtaataacaacaccagcaatattacattttattctggatattatatatataatatttatatagtatagtaataataataccaataataatatattatatatataatatttatatagtatagtactaataatgccaataatatattttattctagatattatatataatattttatagtatagtaataacaacaccagtaatattacattttattctgGATATCatctatataatatttatatagtatagtaataataataccaataataatatattatatatataatatttatatagtatagtactaataatgccaataatatattttattctagatattatatttatatagtatagtaataataccaataataatataatattttattttatatatatatatatatatagaatattttatagtatagtagtaataataccaataataatataatattttattttattatatatatatatatatatatatatatatatatagaatattttatagtatagtagtaataatacaaataataatataatattttattctagGTGTTGTatctacatgtgtgtgtgtgtgtgtatatatatatggtataataataataatataatattttattctagGTGTTGTatctacatgtgtgtgtgtgtatatatatatggtatagtaataataataatataatattttattctagGTGTTGTatctacatgtgtgtgtgtatatatatatatggtatagtaataataatataatattttattctagGTGTTGTatctacatgtgtgtgtgtgtgtatatatatatatggtatagtaataataataatataatattttattctagGTGTTGTatctacatgtgtgtgtgtatatatatatttggtatagtaataataataatataatattttattctagGTGTTGTatctacatgtg
This genomic interval from Anolis carolinensis isolate JA03-04 chromosome X, rAnoCar3.1.pri, whole genome shotgun sequence contains the following:
- the LOC100563379 gene encoding galactosylceramide sulfotransferase-like — translated: MDTVCRKARPPPFLSLMLTVFPPGLLRLQVMKSGRSMGKGLALGTLLTSLMLLLYSYALSPLQASTTESRSILTLDPRPFFSRTPIPSACSSFRAPSSNASLSGHRCLPKRDIMFMKTHKTASSTILNILLRFGEKHRLKFAFPNGHTNFHYPSFFERRQVRDYRPGMCFNIICNHMRFQYEEVRKLLPAGATFVTVLRDPAYLFESSFHYFGRIIPLTWKLSGEDKLAEFLRDPWRYYDPNGFNAHYLQNLLFFDLGYDNTLNPSSPRVEQSIQEIDRRFHLVMLLEYFDESLVLLKDLLCWELEDVLYFKLNARKDSAVSRLTGELYQKATAWNLIDAKLYRHFNATFWRKVEAYGRERMAEDVARLQEENEKMTRICIDGGRPVDANAIQESAMQPWQPLGKKSILGYNLKKRIHKKHRKLCRKMVTPEIQYLTDLGVNLWITKLWSRVRDFLKW